A genomic window from Oceanobacillus timonensis includes:
- a CDS encoding DegV family protein has product MTIQLMTDSSADLPLFLQNKLHVKIVPLYLHFSDGQYKSGQTMDIELFHQKVKELGEVPRSAAPSPSDFYEAYKQIPSEKPILMLSISNEISSTYANAVAGKKLLLDEEPGRVIEILNTKTASCGICLLMHEANRRIEAGSSFEQLVDHLSERIEQTATLFVLKSLDNLVLGGRLEKMKGKIAKTLNIKILMKATDEGKIDVAEKVRGEKKSLQRFVDQIGEYTQDAENKIITMTYCRDKERALRVLEKIRSKYAFYDAILEESGPLISTYGGEGALVISFFKK; this is encoded by the coding sequence ATGACCATTCAATTAATGACCGACAGCTCTGCTGATCTGCCTTTATTCTTACAAAATAAACTTCACGTGAAAATCGTTCCGCTATATCTTCATTTCAGTGACGGGCAGTATAAAAGCGGACAAACAATGGATATTGAATTATTCCATCAGAAAGTAAAAGAACTGGGAGAAGTGCCTCGTTCAGCAGCTCCCAGCCCATCCGATTTTTATGAAGCATATAAACAAATTCCGTCTGAAAAACCGATTCTGATGTTAAGTATATCCAATGAAATAAGCAGTACTTATGCAAACGCTGTGGCCGGAAAAAAGCTATTATTAGATGAAGAACCCGGCCGTGTCATTGAAATTCTTAATACAAAGACTGCTTCCTGCGGCATTTGTCTGTTGATGCATGAAGCAAATAGAAGAATAGAGGCAGGAAGCTCCTTTGAGCAGTTAGTCGATCATCTGAGCGAACGCATTGAACAGACTGCTACCCTGTTTGTATTAAAAAGTTTAGATAACCTTGTTTTAGGTGGCCGGTTAGAGAAAATGAAAGGAAAGATTGCAAAAACGTTAAACATAAAAATACTGATGAAAGCAACAGATGAAGGGAAAATCGATGTCGCAGAAAAAGTACGCGGCGAAAAGAAATCTTTACAACGATTCGTTGATCAAATCGGAGAATATACACAAGATGCAGAGAATAAAATCATTACCATGACTTACTGCCGAGACAAAGAAAGAGCGCTCCGTGTACTTGAAAAAATCCGCAGTAAATATGCTTTTTACGATGCTATTTTAGAGGAGTCCGGTCCACTTATATCAACGTACGGTGGGGAAGGAGCCCTTGTTATTTCCTTTTTTAAAAAATAA
- a CDS encoding alpha/beta hydrolase, protein MTGCLIIHGYTGGPYEVEPLANYLRDSSDWHIKVPTLPGHGAELNLEDASYEAWIQAAEEELQTLVEQFDTVYIIGFSMGGMIASYLAAKYDITKLVLLSTSGKYLSFKQIGLDVAGIIGDGLRGHLKENQLFHHYKKKAGVVPFKAHIEFMKLVRFTRKYLDKVNTPVLIAQGQLDGMVPYKTAYYLDKEIHSKEKEVVFFERSKHLICLGTDKDTLNNMVYDFLMESTA, encoded by the coding sequence ATGACAGGATGTTTAATTATTCATGGGTATACAGGAGGGCCCTATGAAGTGGAGCCATTGGCAAATTATTTAAGAGACAGCTCGGACTGGCATATAAAAGTACCAACCTTGCCGGGACATGGAGCAGAATTAAATTTGGAAGATGCTTCTTATGAGGCCTGGATTCAGGCAGCGGAAGAAGAATTACAAACACTTGTTGAACAGTTCGATACCGTTTATATTATCGGATTTTCTATGGGTGGAATGATTGCTTCCTATTTAGCAGCAAAATACGACATTACCAAGCTTGTGCTGTTATCCACTTCCGGCAAATATTTATCCTTTAAACAGATAGGCTTAGATGTTGCCGGCATCATAGGGGACGGGTTGCGCGGTCATTTAAAAGAAAATCAATTATTCCATCATTATAAAAAGAAAGCAGGAGTCGTACCGTTTAAAGCGCATATTGAGTTTATGAAATTGGTTCGTTTTACAAGAAAATACTTGGATAAAGTAAATACGCCCGTGTTAATTGCCCAAGGACAGCTTGATGGTATGGTTCCTTATAAAACAGCTTATTATCTGGATAAAGAAATCCATTCGAAGGAAAAAGAAGTTGTCTTCTTTGAAAGATCCAAACACTTAATTTGCCTGGGAACGGATAAAGACACATTAAATAATATGGTTTATGATTTTCTAATGGAATCAACTGCATGA
- a CDS encoding YppG family protein, whose translation MQYQRNAPPNEWNRNHPYIPNSSNISQRNMRQELTPYELFSKPELPTQYLMSQQQTQSQAAVGTGGTNENNPLNFDTVISKVGQLASTYHQVSPIVKQFSTFVKGFM comes from the coding sequence GTGCAGTATCAAAGAAATGCGCCCCCTAATGAATGGAATAGAAATCATCCGTATATACCAAATTCTTCAAATATAAGTCAACGTAACATGAGGCAAGAGCTTACTCCATATGAATTGTTTTCAAAGCCAGAATTGCCAACACAATATTTAATGTCCCAGCAACAAACCCAGTCACAAGCGGCTGTTGGTACAGGCGGGACGAATGAGAATAATCCGCTTAATTTTGACACGGTGATCAGCAAGGTGGGCCAATTGGCAAGCACTTACCATCAAGTATCACCTATCGTCAAACAATTTAGTACGTTTGTAAAAGGATTCATGTAA
- a CDS encoding glutaredoxin family protein, whose translation MKKVTLFFSEDNQASEKVKAFLDENDVTYELKNVTKNKAYLKELQEMKVFGTPTLFIEGKKIEGVQKNKIRYELGLGNNSNNDAFSFENVFRDQ comes from the coding sequence ATGAAGAAGGTCACATTGTTTTTCAGTGAAGACAATCAGGCATCGGAGAAGGTAAAAGCATTTCTGGATGAAAATGATGTTACCTATGAACTGAAAAATGTTACCAAAAACAAAGCATACTTAAAAGAACTGCAAGAAATGAAAGTTTTTGGAACACCGACACTTTTTATTGAGGGGAAGAAAATAGAAGGAGTGCAGAAGAATAAAATTCGATATGAGTTAGGATTAGGTAATAATTCAAATAATGACGCGTTTTCCTTTGAAAATGTGTTTAGAGATCAATAA
- a CDS encoding PepSY domain-containing protein, which translates to MNKKIGIIVGAIALTGIVGTGIYHTEASEASEPNEEQVQITEKENVTMEEATKKLEEEYQGTIKELELDKEGNNLYYEAEIIADNQEYDVVIDAASGEVVYEEKDDDDRDEERNMEADQQKANKENEQNHVDRSNFIAQEEAIEIAKQEFDGEVVEMEFDHDDGKYVYELELVNGQKEADIDIHAETGDILSLEVDYEDD; encoded by the coding sequence ATGAACAAAAAAATTGGAATAATCGTTGGAGCCATCGCATTGACTGGAATTGTCGGGACAGGAATTTATCATACAGAAGCATCAGAAGCCTCAGAACCAAATGAAGAGCAAGTACAAATTACAGAAAAAGAAAACGTAACAATGGAAGAGGCAACGAAAAAGCTGGAAGAGGAATATCAAGGAACCATTAAAGAATTAGAATTAGATAAAGAAGGAAATAACCTTTACTATGAAGCGGAAATTATCGCTGACAATCAAGAATATGATGTGGTCATAGATGCCGCTTCCGGTGAAGTTGTTTATGAAGAAAAAGACGATGATGACAGAGATGAAGAAAGAAACATGGAAGCAGACCAGCAAAAAGCAAACAAAGAAAATGAACAGAATCATGTTGACAGGAGCAACTTCATAGCACAAGAAGAGGCAATTGAGATTGCTAAACAAGAATTTGATGGGGAAGTTGTCGAAATGGAATTCGATCATGATGATGGCAAATATGTTTATGAGCTGGAGCTTGTTAATGGGCAGAAAGAAGCAGACATCGATATTCATGCTGAAACAGGAGATATTCTTTCCTTGGAAGTTGACTATGAAGACGATTGA
- the tcuA gene encoding FAD-dependent tricarballylate dehydrogenase TcuA has product MNKNENQKCDVVVVGTGNAALCSAVAAKENGMDVLILERGPKEKRGGNSFFTDGAIRFAYQDKHALKPILSHLTSEDFEKISMPEYQEADFHQDIISVTEGKSDPELSKQLVEKSYETIQWMKQQGVGFELNENQSFDNNGVQQFWGGLPVKTYRKGIGLVEALFQKLESLGVEIRYDTRAVQLETANNKVSGLIVEENGVRKEIQAKSVVLACGGFEANKEKRMKYLGEEWGEAIVRGSEFNTGDGLDMAMKAGAQPYGDWSSCHAHTTDFQAPKVGDYKKPGDIYKKSSYPLGLIVNANGERFVDEGADFRNYTYAKYGKETLRQPKQKAFQLFDEQVRPLLRAEYDLEEATCIKADSIEELAEKMDVDKDTFLETIQSYNQAVQDGEYNPATKDGKGTEGITPPKSNWALSFQQAPFYAYPVTCGITFTFGGIQANKHSEVLDEEETPIPGLFAAGEMIGGLFYGNYPGGSGLMSGAVFGKLAGESAANYVQQYVEVINK; this is encoded by the coding sequence ATGAATAAAAACGAAAACCAAAAATGTGATGTCGTTGTTGTAGGTACTGGGAATGCAGCACTTTGTTCAGCAGTTGCTGCAAAAGAAAATGGAATGGATGTCCTTATTTTGGAACGTGGTCCCAAGGAAAAACGTGGTGGAAATTCTTTCTTTACAGATGGAGCAATTCGCTTTGCTTATCAAGATAAACATGCATTAAAGCCCATTTTATCACATTTAACTTCAGAGGATTTTGAAAAAATAAGCATGCCGGAATATCAAGAAGCTGACTTTCATCAAGATATTATTTCCGTAACAGAAGGGAAAAGCGATCCGGAGCTTTCCAAACAATTAGTTGAAAAATCTTATGAGACCATTCAATGGATGAAGCAGCAAGGAGTAGGTTTTGAATTAAATGAAAACCAGTCATTTGATAATAATGGCGTCCAGCAGTTTTGGGGCGGATTACCTGTGAAAACATATCGCAAAGGTATCGGATTAGTCGAGGCATTATTTCAAAAATTAGAATCACTTGGGGTAGAAATTCGTTATGACACGAGAGCAGTTCAACTAGAAACTGCAAATAATAAAGTAAGCGGTCTCATTGTTGAGGAAAACGGAGTGAGAAAGGAAATTCAGGCGAAGTCAGTGGTTTTGGCATGCGGCGGCTTTGAAGCAAACAAGGAAAAAAGGATGAAATACCTTGGAGAAGAATGGGGAGAAGCGATCGTCCGTGGAAGTGAATTCAATACAGGGGACGGTCTTGATATGGCAATGAAAGCAGGGGCACAACCTTATGGTGATTGGTCAAGCTGCCATGCACATACGACAGATTTTCAAGCTCCTAAAGTTGGAGATTATAAAAAACCAGGTGATATTTACAAAAAATCTTCCTATCCTCTCGGTTTAATTGTAAATGCAAATGGAGAACGTTTTGTTGACGAGGGGGCTGATTTTAGAAATTATACTTATGCGAAATATGGAAAAGAAACACTGCGTCAGCCAAAACAGAAAGCATTTCAATTATTTGATGAGCAGGTTCGTCCATTGTTGAGAGCGGAGTATGATTTAGAAGAAGCTACATGTATAAAAGCTGATTCAATCGAAGAACTGGCTGAAAAAATGGATGTGGATAAAGATACATTTTTAGAAACGATACAAAGCTATAACCAAGCTGTACAGGACGGGGAATATAACCCGGCAACGAAAGATGGTAAAGGGACGGAAGGAATAACGCCCCCGAAAAGCAATTGGGCTTTGTCTTTTCAACAAGCACCATTCTATGCTTATCCGGTTACTTGTGGAATTACTTTTACGTTTGGAGGAATTCAAGCGAATAAGCATAGTGAAGTGTTAGATGAGGAAGAGACTCCAATACCAGGTCTTTTTGCTGCAGGAGAAATGATAGGAGGGCTTTTTTATGGGAACTATCCTGGCGGGTCCGGATTAATGTCAGGGGCTGTGTTTGGAAAGCTGGCAGGAGAGTCAGCAGCAAATTATGTGCAGCAATATGTTGAAGTAATTAATAAATAA
- a CDS encoding isocitrate/isopropylmalate dehydrogenase family protein, with the protein MTLYKLGLLEGDGIGPEIIQATARLVNAALEKQNVKIKWVELLVGWKGIREAGHPLPDETIAALKQCHGWVLGPHDSASYPEKFKAIRNPSGELRRQFDLFANIRPAKTLPGIHGVVKEADLIIYRENTEGFYVDRNMFQGVGEFQVTKDVVLTTGVFTRQAIERIAHAAFQKAMQRKKKVTIVHKANVIRMGSGMFLEVCKEIAKSYPEVEVDDYHMDAMCAHVVRRMPDFDIIVTENMFGDILSDLTGELIGSLGLAPSINANKNFAMAQAAHGSAPDIAGKDLANPIGMMLSTALLLEWMSKRYADSKLKTAGKIIEKSLYQTLAEGITTTDLGGDKGTEAFTNEVLNRLLS; encoded by the coding sequence ATGACATTATATAAACTTGGTTTATTGGAAGGGGACGGGATTGGTCCAGAAATCATACAGGCAACTGCTCGTTTAGTAAATGCCGCTCTTGAAAAGCAAAACGTAAAAATCAAATGGGTCGAACTTTTGGTTGGCTGGAAAGGGATTCGCGAAGCAGGACATCCGCTTCCTGATGAGACAATTGCTGCTTTAAAGCAATGTCATGGCTGGGTTTTAGGCCCGCATGATTCTGCGTCTTATCCGGAAAAGTTTAAAGCAATACGTAACCCAAGCGGGGAATTACGACGTCAATTTGATTTATTTGCGAATATTCGCCCGGCAAAAACGTTACCTGGTATCCATGGAGTAGTGAAAGAAGCGGATCTGATTATTTACAGGGAAAATACAGAAGGTTTTTACGTCGATCGGAATATGTTTCAAGGAGTCGGAGAATTTCAGGTTACCAAGGATGTTGTACTTACTACTGGCGTTTTTACCCGGCAAGCTATTGAAAGAATTGCTCATGCTGCTTTTCAAAAAGCCATGCAGCGTAAAAAGAAAGTCACCATCGTTCATAAGGCAAATGTAATTCGCATGGGGTCAGGCATGTTTCTGGAAGTATGCAAAGAGATTGCAAAAAGCTATCCGGAAGTAGAAGTAGATGATTATCATATGGATGCCATGTGTGCTCACGTTGTCCGGCGAATGCCAGACTTTGATATCATTGTAACGGAAAATATGTTTGGAGATATTCTATCTGATTTAACTGGTGAATTAATTGGAAGTTTAGGATTGGCGCCTTCTATCAATGCCAATAAAAACTTTGCGATGGCGCAAGCTGCTCATGGATCCGCACCAGATATAGCAGGAAAGGACCTTGCGAATCCAATCGGCATGATGCTTTCCACTGCTCTATTATTGGAATGGATGAGCAAACGATACGCTGATTCCAAGTTAAAAACAGCAGGAAAAATCATTGAGAAAAGCCTGTATCAAACGTTAGCAGAAGGCATAACTACAACGGATTTAGGAGGAGATAAAGGAACCGAAGCTTTCACAAATGAAGTCCTGAACAGACTCCTGTCATAA
- a CDS encoding LysR family transcriptional regulator, whose translation MEQKDWILLKTLYEERNMTRTAEKLYVSQPSLSYRLRNLEENLGVRIFFKTKKGVEFTSEGEYLVNYSREMLKQFQFMKDTMSNMKDKVSGTLRIGVSSNFAQYLLPRVLKEFSDNYPNVRFNVKTGWSTQVIEFLNNSSVHVGILRNIRGWHGEKILLKNEALYLISKEKINMDSLPEYRLIHYNTDSSLKESITTWWADQFSEPANIEMEVDRLETCKEMVKNNLGFAIVPGICLKQDDDLYQQAIYFKDGTLVTRETWLVYNQLFENLTVVKHFVNYLKQWNEED comes from the coding sequence ATGGAACAAAAAGATTGGATTTTATTGAAAACGCTTTACGAAGAAAGAAATATGACTCGAACGGCAGAAAAATTATATGTATCTCAACCCTCTTTAAGTTATCGGTTGAGGAATCTGGAAGAGAATTTGGGAGTAAGAATATTTTTTAAAACAAAAAAAGGGGTAGAGTTTACATCGGAAGGAGAATACTTAGTCAATTATTCTCGAGAAATGCTTAAGCAGTTTCAATTTATGAAAGATACAATGAGCAATATGAAAGATAAGGTATCCGGAACATTGAGAATCGGTGTATCCAGCAATTTTGCCCAATATTTGTTGCCAAGAGTATTAAAGGAGTTTTCGGATAATTATCCGAATGTTCGGTTTAATGTTAAAACGGGTTGGAGTACACAAGTTATTGAATTCCTTAATAACTCCAGTGTACATGTAGGGATTTTAAGAAACATTCGAGGATGGCACGGAGAAAAAATACTTTTAAAGAACGAGGCATTGTATCTTATTTCTAAAGAAAAAATAAATATGGATTCTTTACCAGAATATCGCTTGATTCATTATAATACAGACAGTTCATTAAAAGAGAGTATCACAACCTGGTGGGCAGATCAGTTTTCTGAACCTGCGAATATCGAAATGGAAGTAGATCGGCTGGAGACCTGTAAAGAAATGGTGAAAAACAATTTGGGTTTTGCTATTGTTCCCGGGATATGTTTGAAACAAGATGATGATTTATATCAGCAGGCAATTTATTTTAAAGACGGAACACTGGTTACAAGGGAAACTTGGCTTGTGTATAACCAGTTATTTGAAAATTTAACCGTCGTGAAGCATTTTGTAAATTACTTAAAACAATGGAATGAAGAAGATTAA
- a CDS encoding tripartite tricarboxylate transporter permease, whose translation MIESAMEALLIVLDPSRLIYMFLGIGIGVIVGLLPGLSGTVGMSLLLPFVFGLEPYVGMALLIGMIAVIHTGDTFPSILFGIPGTSGSQATIMDGYPLTKKGEASRAMGASFFSSMIGGVIGGIALYLTIPFARPLITSFSSPELFMLTMLGLSMAGLLAGKSPIKGIISGILGLLIGAVGSAPAVPEYRYTFDTLYLTQGISLPIVAMAIFAFPILITMLTDKGSVSNHAKLQSGILKGVIDTLRNKFLVFRSAVIGALIGFIPGLGGSVVDWIAYGAGQKTVKDNHFGSGDIRGVIAPESANNAKEGGSLVPTLLFGIPGSGTTAILLGGLTLMGLEAGPKMLSDDLPVTLSIVWTLVFANIFGALLCMLLVRPISKISLVPGEKIVPFLLVLLVVGAYQSTMSWGDLIVFVIIGLLGYVMTILDWPRPPLLIGFVLALPAERYYWISIERYGWEWLMNPLVIIIAVVIMILLAGGTIMKRVSNKYESKGGM comes from the coding sequence ATGATTGAAAGTGCAATGGAAGCCTTATTAATTGTATTAGATCCTTCAAGGCTAATCTATATGTTTTTAGGTATTGGCATTGGCGTTATTGTTGGATTATTACCAGGTCTAAGCGGGACAGTTGGCATGTCTTTACTGCTTCCTTTCGTTTTCGGACTTGAACCATATGTTGGAATGGCTCTTCTCATTGGAATGATTGCTGTCATTCATACAGGAGATACCTTCCCTTCTATATTATTTGGAATACCAGGAACTTCAGGTTCTCAAGCGACCATTATGGATGGATATCCGTTAACCAAAAAAGGAGAAGCCTCCCGGGCAATGGGTGCATCATTTTTCTCTTCCATGATTGGCGGTGTTATTGGCGGCATTGCGCTTTATTTAACGATTCCCTTTGCCAGGCCATTAATTACCTCCTTCAGCTCACCAGAGTTATTCATGTTGACGATGTTAGGTCTCAGCATGGCGGGATTATTAGCGGGAAAATCACCGATAAAAGGAATTATCTCCGGGATTCTTGGTTTACTTATTGGTGCAGTAGGAAGCGCCCCGGCCGTTCCTGAATACAGATATACATTTGATACGCTTTATTTAACACAAGGGATATCTTTACCTATTGTAGCAATGGCTATTTTTGCATTCCCAATTCTTATTACAATGCTGACAGACAAAGGAAGTGTATCCAATCATGCGAAACTGCAAAGCGGTATTTTAAAAGGCGTTATAGACACATTGAGAAATAAATTTTTGGTATTTCGAAGTGCTGTGATTGGTGCTTTAATAGGTTTTATTCCTGGACTTGGCGGAAGTGTTGTTGATTGGATTGCATATGGCGCAGGACAAAAAACAGTTAAAGATAATCACTTTGGGAGTGGTGACATCCGTGGTGTGATTGCGCCGGAAAGTGCCAATAACGCAAAAGAAGGCGGTTCTTTAGTTCCAACATTGCTTTTTGGTATCCCGGGAAGCGGAACGACAGCTATTCTGCTCGGCGGACTGACTCTCATGGGGCTGGAAGCAGGGCCTAAGATGCTGTCGGATGATCTTCCAGTAACCTTATCTATTGTTTGGACGCTCGTATTTGCAAATATTTTTGGCGCATTATTATGTATGTTGTTAGTTCGCCCTATTTCCAAAATTAGTTTAGTTCCGGGTGAAAAAATTGTCCCCTTTCTTTTAGTTTTACTAGTCGTTGGCGCCTACCAAAGTACAATGTCATGGGGAGACCTGATTGTATTTGTTATTATCGGCTTGCTTGGATATGTTATGACTATCTTAGATTGGCCGCGTCCTCCGCTGCTTATTGGTTTTGTACTTGCTCTGCCTGCTGAAAGATACTATTGGATATCTATTGAAAGATATGGATGGGAATGGCTTATGAATCCATTAGTCATCATCATTGCTGTTGTTATTATGATTCTTCTTGCAGGCGGGACAATCATGAAACGTGTAAGCAACAAATACGAAAGTAAGGGAGGAATGTAA